The following proteins are co-located in the Enoplosus armatus isolate fEnoArm2 chromosome 10, fEnoArm2.hap1, whole genome shotgun sequence genome:
- the grxcr1a gene encoding glutaredoxin domain-containing cysteine-rich protein 1 has protein sequence MEGTMLTAGPEKPQKRVRFRVASGNSGRVLKEMFKDEGPSDSLDSDCTSSSDAERASTPSTSGDLHGHLYGYLGSELDDSECEPDDLLMYAGATKDWMFTTKRVNILSKNGTVRGVKHKVSAGQTLFENLPTSNSMELSLEFGRIVIYTTSFRVVRTTFERCELVRKIFQNHRVKFVEKNIALDCEYGKELEERCKRVGEPPSLPVVFIDGHYLGGAEKILGMNESGELQDLLTKIERVQQPQTCQTCGGFAFVPCPMCHGSKMSVFRNCFTDSFKALKCTSCNENGLQACVSCSQ, from the exons ATGGAGGGGACGATGCTGACGGCAGGGCCGGAGAAGCCACAGAAGAGGGTGAGGTTCCGTGTGGCTTCGGGGAACAGCGGCCGGGTGCTAAAAGAAATGTTCAAGGATGAGGGGCCTTCAGACTCCCTGGATTCAGACTGCACCAGCAGCTCTGACGCTGAACGGGCCAGCACCCCCTCCACAAGTGGAGACCTACACGGACACCTGTATGGATACCTGGGCTCCGAGCTGGATGACAGTGAGTGTGAGCCGGATGACCTGCTCATGTACGCAGGGGCCACCAAGGACTGGATGTTCACCACCAAGAGGGTCAACATACTCAGTAAAAATGGGACTGTGCGAGGGGTCAAGCACAAAGTAAGCGCAGGTCAGACGCTGTTTGAAAACCTTCCCACCTCCAACAGT ATGGAGTTGTCTCTTGAATTTGGGCGTATAGTGATCTACACTACGAGCTTCCGTGTGGTGAGGACAACCTTCGAGCGCTGCGAGCTGGTCCGGAAGATCTTCCAGAACCACAGGGTGAAGTTTGTGGAGAAGAACATCGCCCTGGACTGTGAGTACgggaaggagctggaggagcgaTGCAAACGTGTGGGAGAACCTCCTTCGCTACCAGTCGTGTTCATTGACGGACACTACCTTGGG GGTGCTGAGAAAATACTAGGCATGAATGAATCAGGAGAGCTTCAAGATCTTCTGACAAAAATTGAG aGGGTACAGCAGCCCCAGACGTGCCAGACCTGTGGGGGCTTTGCCTTCGTCCCGTGCCCAATGTGCCATGGCAGCAAGATGTCTGTGTTTCGCAACTGCTTCACGGATTCCTTCAAAGCCCTCAAGTGCACTTCCTGCAACGAGAACGGCCTGCAGGCCTGTGTGAGCTGCAGCCAGTGA